A single region of the Phaenicophaeus curvirostris isolate KB17595 chromosome 4, BPBGC_Pcur_1.0, whole genome shotgun sequence genome encodes:
- the RPL7L1 gene encoding ribosomal protein uL30-like: protein MFPPRPPRKMAEEESRRRIPLVPENLLKKRKAYQAIKATQAKQALLNKRKLQRGKQIQFKRLEAFVRDSWRKHRDNTRLRRMEQRPGQTVVPQEHKLAFVMRIADVKGVSRRVKRVLELLRLRKNFTGMFVKLNPLSLKMLRIVEPYVAWGHPNLKSVRELILKRGQAKIKRKRVPLTDNVLIEEHLGKCGIICLEDLIHEIYSAGKHFKKVTNFLWPFHLSVARHASRNKVGFLKEMGKPGCRGDAINQLIRQLN, encoded by the exons ATGTTCCCGCCCCGCCCGCCTCGCAAGATGGCGGAGGAGGA GTCCAGGCGGCGGATCCCGCTGGTGCCGGAGAACTtgctgaagaagaggaaggcCTACCAGGCCATCAAGGCCACCCAGGCCAAGCAGGCGCTGCTCAACAAGAGGAAG CTCCAGAGGGGCAAACAAATCCAATTTAAACGCCTTGAGGCTTTTGTCCGAGATTCATGGCGCAAACACCGAGACAACACCCGGCTGAGGCGCATGGAGCAGAGGCCTGGACAGACAGTGGTACCTCAGGAGCACAAACTGGCCTTTGTTATGCGGATTGCAGA tGTTAAGGGAGTGAGTAGGAGGGTAAAAAGAGTGCTTGAGTTGCTGCGGCTGAGAAAAAATTTCACTGGAATGTTTGTTAAACTGAATCCTTTATCACTGAAGATGCTGCGGATTGTGGAACCTTATGTGGCTTGGGG ACACCCTAACCTGAAATCTGTACGAGAACTTATCCTGAAACGGGGCCAAGCCAAGATCAAGAGAAAGAGGGTGCCTCTGACAGACAACGTGCTGATAGAGGAACATTTAG GGAAGTGTGGTATTATTTGCCTGGAAGACCTCATTCATGAGATCTACTCAGCTgggaaacatttcaaaaaagtCACCAACTTTTTGTGGCCATTCCATCTGTCGGTGGCTCGACATGCTTCCCGTAACAAAGTGGGTTTCCTCAAGGAGATGGGTAAGCCTGGCTGCAGAGGCGATGCCATCAACCAGCTTATCCGTCAGCTGAACTAG